One genomic segment of Tubulanus polymorphus chromosome 4, tnTubPoly1.2, whole genome shotgun sequence includes these proteins:
- the LOC141903538 gene encoding solute carrier family 22 member 15-like, translating into MVYEKVSGGDQEEPPIEMKAVDGEGSTDENDKPPTFDDIFKIIGEVGLFQAFMYIMYVLIEGNGANIIMYFVLDVADPGWTCPDSGGKNVSSFDAVEEGTCDASGLPCTNFTFSPEYTSTITEWNLICNRKFIASTMTSVFFVGNLIGAIIFSQISDLFGRKKALLTSWAASMVLQFASSWAPTWVAYMVLRFFTGISAGGLIAVTTVVISEFLGPKWRSLATNRIGWHFGPGIMIMSAYLLREWRYVSIVLSVWTLPAFFIAIFFLPESARWLIQKKRYDEAEFWVKRMAMMNRRTVPNLNIFIRKMGDNEKRPSSQRYTYLDLFRSRSMAVMSLCVMYAWFCSSFISYGIAGQMSTLTGNLYLNLGISMCATVVIRWFICIYVPNWIGRRKAYPLFMGITAICMLTVLILDILKVAENRLPQTIVTMVSSVVMSGAWGASLLFATELYPTMMRNISTGAGNVAARIAGIIAPQAALLDMYHISAPYAVYGFFAITSSIAVYVLIPETYGRPLPEHLDDVITTSRVKVKAINSSDLQPLPKLLNHNSSSIKDETTAAEKV; encoded by the exons ATGGTTTACGAAAAAGTCTCTGGTGGAGACCAGGAAGAGCCGCCTATAGAAATGAAAGCAGTGGATGGCGAAGGCAGTACAGATGAAAATGATAAGCCTCCAACTTTTGATGACATATTTAAGATTATCGGCGAAGTGGGGCTCTTCCAGGCGTTCATGTATATCATGTACGTACTCATAGAAGGAAATGGTGCGAACATAATCATGTATTTCGTATTGGACGTAGCTGATCCTGGTTGGACCTGTCCTGACTCCGGTGGTAAGAATGTATCGTCATTTGATGCAGTTGAGGAGGGAACATGCGACGCCTCCGGGCTTCCGTGTACAAACTTCACTTTTAGCCCGGAGTATACCAGTACCATTACGGAA TGGAATTTGATTTGTAATCGCAAGTTCATAGCATCGACAATGACGAGCGTATTTTTCGTTGGTAATCTGATCGGGGCGATCATTTTCAGTCAAATAAGTGACCTGTTCGGTCGGAAAAAAGCACTATTGACGTCCTGGGCAGCTTCGATGGTTCTACAATTCGCATCGTCGTGGGCCCCGACGTGGGTTGCCTATATGGTTCTTAGGTTTTTTACGGGTATAAGTGCCG GTGGATTGATTGCAGTAACAACCGTTGTGATTAGTGAATTTCTTGGCCCAAAATGGCGCTCACTGGCTACTAATCGTATCGGGTGGCATTTTGGTCCAGGGATAATGATTATGTCCGCGTATTTACTGAGAGAGTGGCGCTATGTTAGCATAGTATTAAGTGTTTGGACATTGCCAGCTTTCTTTATCGCTATATT TTTTCTACCGGAGAGCGCTCGATGGCTCATTCAAAAGAAACGTTACGATGAAGCGGAATTCTGGGTGAAGAGAATGGCGATGATGAACAGACGAACGGTTCCGAATCTGAATATTTTCATACGTAAAATGGGAGACAACGAAAAGCGACCCTCGTCACAAAGATATACGTATCTCGATTTATTCAGATCTAGAAGTATGGCGGTTATGAGTTTGTGTGTAATGTATGCGTG GTTTTGTTCGTCGTTTATATCGTATGGTATAGCCGGACAGATGAGTACATTGACTGGAAATCTCTATTTGAATCTTGGAATCAGCATGTGCGCTACTGTCGTTATCCGATGGTTCATCTGTATCTATGTGCCAAACTG GATCGGACGGCGAAAAGCGTACCCCTTATTCATGGGAATCACCGCTATCTGCATGCTGACTGTACTCATCCTTGACATACTGAAAGTAGCAGAGAATAGATTACCGCAAACTATCGTTACAATGGTATCTTCAGTAGTGATGTCGGGAGCGTGGGGTGCATCGCTGCTGTTTGCTACTGAGCTCTACCCAACCATGATGAG gaaTATATCAACTGGAGCAGGTAATGTGGCCGCCAGAATAGCAGGAATCATCGCCCCTCAGGCCGCTTTATTG gacaTGTATCATATATCTGCCCCGTACGCTGTGTACGGGTTTTTCGCTATCACCAGTTCGATAGCCGTGTACGTGCTGATACCGGAAACGTACGGGCGGCCATTACCAGAACATTTAGACGATGTTATTACAACTTCAAGGGTTAAGGTCAAGGCCATAAACTCGTCAGATTTACAACCGTTGCCAAAATTGTTGAATCACAATAGTTCATCCATAAAGGATGAAACCACTGCCGCTGAAAAGGTGTAG
- the LOC141904198 gene encoding solute carrier family 22 member 15-like — protein sequence METVDEEGKAIENDIQPTFDDIFKIIGEVGLFQAFMYIMYVLIEGNGANIILFFVLDIANPGWFCQDSGGMNGSSGLVEGTCDASGPPCTNFTFSPEYTSTITEWNFICNRKFIASIITSVFFVGNLIGATVFSQISDLFGRKIALLTSWAASMVLQFASSWAPTWVAYMALRFFTGIGAGGSLAVSTVVLSEFLGPKWRSLATNRIGWHLGPVIMIVSAYLLREWRYVSIVLSVWTLPAFFVAIFFLPESARWLIQKKRYDEAEFWVKRMAMMNRRTVPNLKILIRKMGDNEKRPSSQRYTYLDLFRSRSMAVMSLCVMYAWFCSSFISYGISGRMSTLTGNLYLNLGFGMCATVLVQWVICVFVPNWIGRRKAYPLFMGITAICMVTVLILDILKVAENRLPQTIVIMISLMVMSGAWGASLLFSAELYPTMMRNISTGAGNVAARIGGIIAPQVALLDVYHISAPYAVYGFFAITSSIAVYVLIPETYGRPLPEHLDDVITSQNTKVKVIESSDSHPLPELMNHNGSSTKDETIAAEKV from the exons ATGGAAACAGTGGACGAAGAGGGCAAAGctattgaaaatgatatacAGCCAACGTTCGATGACATATTTAAGATTATCGGTGAAGTGGGGCTATTCCAGGCGTTCATGTACATCATGTACGTACTTATCGAAGGAAATGGTGCGAATATCATCTTGTTTTTCGTGTTAGACATAGCTAATCCGGGTTGGTTCTGTCAAGATTCCGGTGGTATGAACGGCTCATCTGGTTTAGTGGAAGGAACATGCGACGCCTCTGGGCCTCCGTGTACAAACTTCACTTTCAGCCCGGAGTATACCAGTACCATTACTGAG TGGAATTTCATTTGTAATCGAAAGTTCATAGCTTCGATAATTACGAGCGTATTTTTCGTCGGTAATCTGATCGGAGCGACCGTTTTCAGTCAAATCAGCGACTTATTCGGTCGGAAAATAGCACTATTGACGTCATGGGCGGCTTCGATGGTTCTACAATTCGCATCCTCCTGGGCTCCGACGTGGGTTGCGTATATGGCTCTAAGATTTTTTACAGGGATAGGTGCTG GTGGATCACTCGCAGTATCAACCGTTGTATTAAGTGAATTTCTTGGACCGAAATGGCGCTCATTGGCTACAAATCGTATCGGGTGGCATTTGGGTCCAGTGATCATGATTGTGTCCGCGTATCTGTTGAGGGAGTGGCGCTATGTTAGCATAGTACTAAGTGTTTGGACATTACCAGCTTTCTTTGTCGCTATATT TTTTCTACCGGAGAGCGCTCGATGGCTCATTCAAAAGAAACGTTACGATGAAGCGGAATTCTGGGTGAAGAGAATGGCGATGATGAACAGACGAACGGTTCCGAATCTGAAGATTCTCATACGTAAAATGGGAGACAACGAAAAGCGACCCTCGTCACAAAGATATACGTATCTCGATTTATTCAGATCTAGAAGTATGGCGGTTATGAGTTTGTGTGTAATGTATGCCTG gTTTTGTTCGTCGTTCATATCGTACGGTATATCCGGGAGAATGAGTACATTGACTGGAAACCTCTACCTTAATCTGGGATTCGGTATGTGCGCTACTGTGCTCGTGCAATGGGTCATTTGTGTCTTTGTGCCAAATTG GATTGGACGGCGAAAAGCGTACCCCTTATTCATGGGAATCACCGCTATCTGCATGGTGACAGTACTCATCCTTGACATACTGAAAGTAGCAGAGAATAGATTACCGCAAACTATAGTGATCATGATATCATTAATGGTTATGTCTGGAGCATGGGGTGCGTCACTTTTGTTTTCGGCGGAGCTCTACCCGACCATGATGAG GAATATATCAACTGGAGCAGGTAATGTGGCAGCTAGAATTGGAGGAATCATCGCTCCTCAGGTCGCTTTATTA GACGTGTATCATATATCTGCCCCGTACGCCGTGTACGGGTTTTTCGCTATCACCAGTTCAATAGCCGTGTACGTGCTGATACCGGAAACGTACGGTCGGCCATTACCAGAACATTTAGACGATGTCATTACAAGTCAGAACACTAAGGTCAAGGTCATAGAATCATCAGATTCACATCCGTTGCCAGAATTGATGAACCACAACGGTTCATCCACAAAGGACGAAACCATTGCCGCTGAAAAGGTGTAG